The segment AACAACGGGCACAGGAAATGATTTTTTCTTTTGGTAAAGCTGTTTGGGATATAACAGGTAGTAACGGTAAGGTGCCACCTGTTATTCGAATAGTAGTTGTGAGCATTCGTTGCGGTGCTGTGACTTCATTGCGCGCATATTTGATACCACGCTGGCAGGTAAATCCAACAATATCTTTAATCTGTCCGCTTTCAAAAATTACTTTTCCTTCACAACTCATGGGACATACAATACAGCTTACACGCTGTTCAGACATGTTCATACTTTCGCCCCCTGTTGTTCGAGGGATACATTGATTTCCTCTCTCATATCGGCCAATTTATCAATAGGAA is part of the Pelorhabdus rhamnosifermentans genome and harbors:
- a CDS encoding DUF1667 domain-containing protein translates to MNMSEQRVSCIVCPMSCEGKVIFESGQIKDIVGFTCQRGIKYARNEVTAPQRMLTTTIRITGGTLPLLPVISQTALPKEKIISCARCLSTITVAAPVHEGEVVYANILNSGVDMVATRTIAVQEI